From a single Balearica regulorum gibbericeps isolate bBalReg1 chromosome 11, bBalReg1.pri, whole genome shotgun sequence genomic region:
- the SH2D1A gene encoding SH2 domain-containing protein 1A, giving the protein MDALPIYHGGITREAGEKLLLATGTDGSYLLRDSESIPGVYCLCVLHKGYVYTYRVSKTEAGSWSAETAPGVHRRLFRKVQNLISAFQKPDQGIVTPLQHPVINRAKPKYPPREK; this is encoded by the exons ATGGACGCGCTGCCCATCTACCACGGGGGCATCACCCGTGAGGCtggggagaagctgctgctggcgACGGGCACCGATGGCAGCTACCTGCTGCGGGACAGCGAGAGCATCCCAGGAGTCTACTGCCTCTGTGTGCT gcaTAAGGGATATGTTTATACCTACAGAGTGTCCAAGACAGAAGCTGGGTCCTGGTCTGCTGAG ACAGCACCCGGGGTCCACCGGAGGCTCTTTCGGAAAGTGCAGAACCTCATTTCCGCCTTCCAGAAACCCGACCAAGGCATCGTAACGCCCCTGCAGCACCCGGTCATCAACCGTGCAAAACCCAAATACCCCCCAAG ggAGAAATGA